A genomic segment from Deltaproteobacteria bacterium encodes:
- a CDS encoding DUF2283 domain-containing protein, with amino-acid sequence MKIKYDPRVDAAYISFKKGPTQVTTVRLNEDIAVDLGPHEEIVGIEILDASEHLNLKGTSFKLELENLKVA; translated from the coding sequence ATGAAAATAAAATATGATCCCCGAGTGGATGCCGCATACATATCCTTTAAAAAAGGTCCGACACAAGTTACGACGGTCCGTTTGAACGAAGACATCGCTGTAGACTTGGGCCCACACGAAGAAATCGTTGGCATTGAAATCCTAGATGCCAGCGAACACTTAAACCTTAAAGGGACTTCCTTTAAATTGGAGCTGGAAAATCTGAAAGTCGCTTAA
- a CDS encoding nucleotidyltransferase domain-containing protein → MSTTQTALHILFGSRTRANLITLFVTHPNEAFYVRQLAKRICQSTTPVVRELKKLENLGLVTSETKANAKYYLLNTASPIYSELQSLVLKTTGIGDILKKYLQPFSSLLFAFIYGSFATTEAGPKSDIDLFLIGQISANVLAKTIKEAEKQLGREVQYSLFDKKEFLKKSKKGNDFIDQIIKGPKIMLIGDENEFKRFAKTGMD, encoded by the coding sequence ATGAGCACAACGCAAACGGCACTTCATATACTTTTTGGCTCCAGAACAAGAGCGAATCTCATCACGTTGTTTGTAACTCATCCAAATGAAGCTTTTTATGTCCGCCAATTGGCCAAACGGATTTGTCAATCCACAACTCCCGTTGTTCGTGAATTGAAGAAACTCGAAAATTTGGGTCTGGTTACCAGTGAAACAAAAGCCAATGCCAAATACTATCTGTTGAACACAGCGTCGCCCATCTACTCTGAATTGCAGTCACTTGTTCTAAAAACGACCGGCATTGGTGACATCCTTAAAAAATATCTGCAACCCTTCTCCTCTTTGTTGTTCGCATTTATCTATGGTTCCTTTGCAACCACAGAGGCAGGGCCAAAGAGCGATATTGATTTGTTTTTGATCGGTCAAATTTCCGCGAATGTACTGGCAAAAACAATCAAAGAAGCGGAAAAACAGCTCGGAAGAGAAGTGCAATATTCTTTGTTTGACAAAAAGGAATTTTTGAAAAAATCAAAAAAGGGCAATGACTTTATCGATCAAATCATCAAGGGACCCAAAATAATGTTGATCGGAGATGAAAATGAATTTAAGCGATTTGCAAAAACAGGGATGGATTAG